From Solidesulfovibrio carbinoliphilus subsp. oakridgensis, the proteins below share one genomic window:
- a CDS encoding penicillin-binding protein 1A, whose product MKKFVILFVLLLFVGLLSGAAGLIGLYYWASSDLPSFRKITDYRPPLVTTVYTRDNKILGYFYSEKRFLVTLSEMPDFLPKAFLAAEDATFYQHEGVDITAIGRAMIKNLQRGGIKQGGSTITQQIIKRLLLSSEKSYKRKVKEAILAYRLEKYLTKDEILTIYLNQIYLGSRAYGVEAAARTYFGVHVTDLTIAQAALLAGLPQAPTRYSPFRDFESAKNRQRYVLGRMLVQGWITKEQHDAAVAEPLVFKSMPDPSWEVAPFYLEEVRRELIDRFGEDQIYNGGLHVHTAVDIKHQEAAERALRDGLVASEKRRGYKPALEKLEKEKFEDFYAHSNVPESLLVPGRWVKALVQEVTGQGAVVRFGDKYGLIPADEMSFAKGKVEVGDLVWASILAVPDKAGPARAVADPAAAPAAASAAAAAKGGRKAKAAEASAPSAPSKPGRPMWKLAMQLEPRIEGGLVSMDPRTGEVLACVGGFSFEKSQFNRATQSFRQPGSSFKPVVYSVAMDNGMTPATVVMDGPFSYRDPWSGQVWTPGNYEGDYGGPMTIRSALAKSKNLVTVRVAQQVGMKKIVERAQELGLRGEFVPYLPVSLGAVAVNLLDMVHAYSAFARDGSTITPRFILDVKSPWGEEIFVNKPEIKQVLTPQTAYVMDCLLKEVVRAGTATAVKVLGRPLAGKTGTTNDFQDAWFMGFSPYLLTGCYIGFDQPKSMGKGETGGRAALPIWLSYRKAVEDDYPVEDFSRPPGIVMGTVDGVAMAFKEGTERGSMAIMDQEQEKAFFTDPNAPLGKGEDLLKQMF is encoded by the coding sequence GTGAAAAAGTTCGTCATCCTTTTCGTCCTCTTGCTCTTTGTCGGCCTGCTCTCGGGCGCGGCCGGCCTGATCGGCCTCTACTACTGGGCCTCGAGCGATCTGCCGAGCTTCCGCAAGATCACCGACTACCGGCCGCCCCTGGTCACCACCGTCTATACCCGGGACAACAAGATCCTCGGCTATTTCTATTCCGAAAAGCGGTTTCTGGTGACGCTTTCGGAAATGCCCGACTTTCTGCCCAAGGCCTTCCTGGCCGCCGAGGACGCCACCTTCTACCAGCACGAGGGCGTGGACATCACGGCCATCGGCCGGGCCATGATCAAAAACCTCCAGCGCGGCGGCATCAAGCAGGGCGGTTCCACTATCACCCAGCAGATCATAAAGCGCCTGCTTTTGTCCTCGGAAAAAAGCTACAAGCGCAAGGTCAAGGAAGCCATCCTGGCCTACCGCCTGGAAAAGTACCTGACCAAGGACGAGATCCTCACCATCTACCTGAACCAGATCTACCTGGGCTCCCGGGCCTACGGCGTGGAGGCGGCGGCCAGGACCTATTTCGGCGTCCACGTCACGGACCTGACCATCGCCCAGGCGGCGCTCCTGGCCGGCCTGCCCCAGGCCCCGACCCGCTACAGTCCGTTCCGCGATTTCGAGTCCGCCAAAAACCGCCAGCGCTACGTCCTCGGGCGCATGCTGGTCCAGGGCTGGATCACCAAGGAACAGCACGACGCGGCCGTGGCCGAGCCCCTGGTCTTTAAAAGCATGCCCGACCCGTCCTGGGAAGTGGCGCCTTTTTACCTCGAAGAGGTCCGCCGGGAGCTCATCGACCGCTTCGGCGAGGACCAGATCTACAACGGCGGCCTGCACGTCCACACGGCGGTTGACATCAAGCACCAGGAGGCGGCCGAGCGGGCCCTGCGCGACGGCCTGGTCGCTTCGGAAAAGCGGCGCGGTTACAAGCCGGCCCTGGAAAAATTGGAAAAAGAGAAGTTCGAGGATTTCTACGCCCACAGCAACGTGCCGGAATCGCTCCTCGTCCCCGGCCGCTGGGTCAAGGCCCTCGTCCAGGAGGTCACGGGCCAGGGGGCGGTGGTCCGTTTCGGCGACAAGTATGGCCTCATCCCGGCCGACGAGATGAGTTTTGCCAAGGGCAAGGTCGAGGTCGGGGATCTGGTGTGGGCCTCGATCCTGGCCGTTCCGGACAAGGCCGGCCCGGCCAGGGCCGTGGCCGACCCGGCCGCCGCCCCGGCCGCCGCCTCCGCTGCGGCCGCCGCCAAGGGCGGCAGGAAGGCCAAGGCCGCCGAAGCGTCCGCCCCGTCCGCGCCGTCCAAACCCGGCCGGCCCATGTGGAAGCTCGCCATGCAGCTCGAGCCGCGCATCGAAGGCGGCCTGGTGTCCATGGATCCGCGCACCGGCGAGGTCCTGGCCTGCGTCGGCGGCTTCTCTTTTGAAAAAAGCCAGTTCAACCGGGCCACCCAGTCCTTTCGCCAGCCGGGCTCGTCCTTCAAGCCTGTGGTTTATTCGGTTGCCATGGACAACGGCATGACTCCGGCCACCGTGGTCATGGACGGCCCCTTCTCCTACCGCGACCCCTGGAGCGGGCAGGTCTGGACGCCCGGCAACTACGAGGGCGACTACGGCGGGCCCATGACCATCCGGTCGGCCCTGGCCAAGTCCAAAAACCTCGTCACCGTGCGCGTGGCCCAGCAGGTGGGCATGAAAAAGATCGTGGAGCGGGCCCAGGAACTGGGCCTTCGCGGCGAATTCGTGCCCTACCTGCCCGTCAGCCTCGGGGCCGTGGCCGTCAACCTCCTCGACATGGTTCACGCCTATTCCGCCTTCGCCCGGGACGGCTCGACCATCACCCCGCGTTTCATCCTGGACGTCAAGAGCCCGTGGGGCGAGGAAATCTTCGTCAACAAGCCCGAGATCAAGCAGGTCCTCACGCCCCAGACCGCCTACGTCATGGACTGCCTGCTGAAAGAAGTCGTCCGCGCCGGCACGGCCACCGCGGTCAAGGTCCTCGGCCGGCCGCTGGCCGGCAAGACCGGCACCACCAACGACTTCCAGGACGCCTGGTTCATGGGCTTTTCCCCCTACCTGCTGACCGGCTGCTACATCGGCTTCGACCAGCCCAAGTCCATGGGCAAGGGCGAAACCGGCGGCCGGGCCGCGCTGCCCATCTGGCTGTCCTACCGCAAGGCCGTGGAAGACGACTACCCGGTGGAAGACTTCTCCCGGCCGCCGGGCATCGTCATGGGCACCGTGGACGGCGTGGCCATGGCCTTCAAGGAAGGCACCGAGCGCGGCTCCATGGCCATCATGGACCAGGAGCAGGAAAAGGCGTTTTTCACCGACCCCAACGCCCCCCTCGGCAAGGGCGAGGACCTGCTCAAGCAGATGTTCTAA